A window of the Brassica oleracea var. oleracea cultivar TO1000 chromosome C1, BOL, whole genome shotgun sequence genome harbors these coding sequences:
- the LOC106340420 gene encoding glutathione S-transferase T3-like has translation MEDVVLISAWLNTSKDPIGSNEQKTAKFWKRIEEYVNASPLLIGSVPRDWSQCKQRWGRVNEQVCKFVGSHEAALKEQASGQNENDVMKAAHDIFFNDYHVKFSLEHCWRELRFDQKWRSHSLSKDGAKEKRKEPAEEVPKKHVNEAAFDQIESILSVKNNISKQKILNRHGLLVLYLGFFRYQVTGCRRWMLVVVGNVSLIHRRV, from the exons ATGGAAGACGTTGTGCTGATCAGTGCTTGGTTGAACACCAGCAAAGATCCAATCGGGAGTAATGAGCAGAAGACAGCTAAGTTTTGGAAGCGAATAGAGGAGTATGTCAATGCTAGCCCTCTGCTCATTGGCTCCGTTCCTAGGGATTGGAGTCAATGTAAGCAGAGGTGGGGAAGGGTGAATGAGCAGGTGTGCAAGTTTGTGGGAAGCCATGAAGCCGCTTTGAAGGAGCAAGCGAGTGGCCAAAATGAGAATGATGTCATGAAGGCTGCCCATGACATCTTCTTTAATGACTATCATGTCAAGTTCAGTCTTGAACATTGTTGGAGGGAGCTTAGGTTTGATCAAAAATGGAGATCACACTCATTGTCGAAAGATGGTGCAAAGGAGAAAAGGAAGGAACCTGCAGAGGAGGTGCCAAAGAAGCACGTGAATGAAGCAGCTTTTGATCAGATAGAGAGCATATTATCTGTCAAAAATAACATATCCAAACAGAAAATCCTTAATC GTCACGGGTTGCTTGTTCTTTATCTCGGTTTCTTTAGGTATCAGGTCACGGGTTGCAGGAGGTGGATGCTTGTAGTAGTAGGTAATGTCAGTTTGATTCACAGGAGAGTGTAG
- the LOC106292229 gene encoding germin-like protein subfamily 3 member 2, with amino-acid sequence MEANTMFLTKALLLVCFRVCFTLASDPDPIQDFCIPKPITSPHHHSFSTNLPCKNSSELTTEDFIFSGFKTPGNFSETGLATVPVNPTTFPGLNTLGLSFVRADLKPGAINPPHYHPRATEVAHVVKGRVYSGFVDSNNKVYAKVMEEGEMMVYPKGLVHFQMNVGDVTATILGGLNSQSPGIQKIPSVVFGSGINEELLVKAFGLSLEQIGTLKKRFNPVMSNEH; translated from the coding sequence ATGGAAGCAAACACTATGTTTCTTACAAAAGCTCTTCTTCTTGTCTGTTTCAGAGTCTGCTTCACATTAGCTTCTGACCCCGACCCGATCCAAGACTTCTGTATACCAAAACCAATCACATCTCCTCATCACCATTCCTTCTCCACAAACCTCCCATGCAAAAACTCCTCCGAACTAACCACCGAAGATTTCATCTTTTCCGGCTTTAAAACCCCTGGAAACTTCTCCGAGACCGGGCTAGCCACAGTCCCCGTAAACCCGACAACCTTCCCGGGCCTTAACACACTGGGTTTGTCTTTTGTCCGGGCTGATCTCAAACCCGGAGCTATAAACCCGCCACATTACCATCCTAGGGCCACGGAGGTAGCCCACGTGGTTAAAGGACGGGTATACTCTGGTTTTGTGGACTCTAACAATAAAGTCTACGCTAAGGTTATGGAAGAGGGAGAAATGATGGTGTACCCAAAAGGGCTAGTGCATTTTCAGATGAACGTGGGAGATGTTACGGCCACGATTCTAGGAGGACTTAATAGCCAAAGCCCCGGGATTCAGAAGATACCGTCGGTTGTTTTTGGGTCAGGGATTAACGAGGAGTTGCTTGTGAAAGCTTTTGGGTTGAGTCTTGAGCAGATTGGTACTTTGAAGAAAAGATTTAATCCTGTCATGTCTAATGAACATTGA
- the LOC106340410 gene encoding uncharacterized protein LOC106340410, with translation MIYSSKLVVFYVIKGSVLSNLPTTTVQDPQPLLSALPSAVCLTASEMADLLHKRLRAMKLDEEEPLTLPDSPRFRVYDQNSLSILGRLLNPDCQSMARMIEYMPTAWRVYDRVRGIALSKDRFQFIFQREEDLETVLKDRPWSYNHWAMALERWTDSLPENFLYSMELWICIRNIPAVFFTTDTMFKLASEVGKVEEIAYDPKVSHTKDYIRALITFNTDNPVKASRRLNMPKGEGSVLIEFEYEKIHKRCFHCLRLTHEKIRCPLLRKDYRASNMLPTVQEGPQTSLQIVKTTGVSSVTPEVGPPGFTIMFPELSDQDRRSAMVYVSHADETERNARIQRVRHAIDDSAKTPPVILTKISHDLDKGKGHVFSYPDIRSRLQWAATKKLQSMSSAPLVSLESEGEAESSSVSLPVVLPPSDITTGFQVGTSSMDPTTGNIKGGKKARRRPPSWKRKTQGRVAGTTSNSAQKGDSYKENGTKRKSDTSTPSSLERSTKKQEFSVASGLKPLLFQ, from the coding sequence ATGATTTACTCGAGTAAATTGGTTGTCTTTTACGTGATCAAAGGATCGGTTTTGTCAAATCTCCCTACCACCACCGTCCAAGATCCTCAGCCTCTTCTCTCTGCTCTGCCGTCTGCAGTTTGCCTCACCGCTTCTGAAATGGCGGATCTGCTTCACAAGAGGCTAAGGGCTATGAAACTCGATGAAGAAGAACCACTTACTCTCCCAGACAGTCCTCGGTTCAGAGTCTATGACCAGAACTCTCTGAGTATCCTGGGTCGTCTGCTTAATCCTGATTGTCAATCTATGGCCAGGATGATTGAATACATGCCTACTGCATGGCGTGTATATGATAGAGTTCGTGGGATTGCTCTTTCTAAGGACCGCTTCCAGTTCATTTTCCAGAGAGAGGAAGACCTCGAGACGGTACTTAAGGATCGGCCTTGGTCATATAACCATTGGGCAATGGCTCTCGAACGTTGGACTGACAGCCTGCCGGAAAATTTCCTATACTCTATGGAGCTCTGGATCTGCATCCGCAATATTCCGGCAGTCTTTTTCACGACTGATACTATGTTTAAACTGGCATCCGAAGTAGGAAAGGTGGAAGAGATAGCTTATGATCCGAAAGTGTCGCACACCAAGGACTACATAAGAGCTTTGATCACTTTCAATACTGACAATCCGGTTAAGGCGTCTCGTAGGCTCAACATGCCTAAGGGTGAGGGCTCTGTTTTGATTGAGTTTGAGTACGAGAAAATTCATAAGAGGTGTTTTCATTGTCTGAGGCTTACACATGAGAAGATCCGATGTCCGTTGTTGAGAAAGGATTATCGAGCATCCAATATGTTGCCTACTGTTCAGGAAGGACCTCAAACATCCCTGCAAATTGTTAAGACTACAGGTGTGTCTTCTGTTACTCCAGAGGTGGGACCTCCCGGCTTCACAATCATGTTCCCTGAACTGTCGGACCAGGATAGGCGTAGTGCAATGGTGTATGTCTCTCACGCTGATGAGACAGAGCGTAATGCGAGGATCCAACGTGTCCGTCACGCTATTGATGATTCTGCTAAGACTCCACCGGTTATACTTACAAAGATCTCCCATGACCTTGACAAAGGAAAAGGACATGTGTTCAGCTACCCGGATATCAGGTCGCGTCTTCAATGGGCTGCGACAAAGAAGTTGCAGAGCATGTCGTCTGCGCCTTTGGTTTCCCTAGAAAGTGAAGGTGAAGCTGAGTCATCTTCGGTTTCTCTTCCTGTTGTATTACCTCCCTCTGATATTACTACGGGTTTTCAGGTAGGGACATCCTCTATGGATCCTACTACCGGTAATATTAAGGGTGGTAAGAAAGCTCGTCGTCGCCCTCCTTCTTGGAAGCGAAAGACGCAGGGGAGAGTTGCCGGTACAACCAGTAACTCAGCTCAGAAGGGGGACAGTTACAAGGAGAACGGTACCAAAAGGAAATCAGACACGTCTACGCCTTCATCGTTAGAAAGATCGACCAAGAAACAAGAATTTTCGGTGGCTTCCGGTTTGAAGCCGCTGCTATTCCAATGA